The window GTGAGGGTGCCGACCTCGGTGCTCCTCGCCGTCCTCGCCGCCGCCGGTCTGCTCGCCCTCGCCCCGGCGCTGGTTCGCCGGTACGACGCCACCGAGCGGCTGGTGGCGGAGCGGGCGCAGTCGACGGCGCGGGTGCTCCAGCGCCGCCGGCGGCGCCGCACTGTGCCGGGGCGCCGCCCGGTGCACCTGCCCCGCAGCCTCGTCATCACCCTAAGTGAAGACGCGAACACGGGCGGGCTCTCCGCGCCGGTCTCCGCGCCCCCCGCCACGCGCCGGTCGAAGCGGCTGCGCGCCGTGCCGCCGGCCCCCCGCAAGGGCCGCCGCCGGCCGCCGCCCCGCCGACAGCACACCCCCGCCGTCTACCGCCGCCGTCGGGTGCTCGCCGCGCTGCTGCTGCTGAACTTCGTCGAGCTCATCGGCGTGATCGTGGTCAGCCCCGGCTTCTGGATCAGCTTCGGGGTCACCGCCGCGCTGCTGGTCGCGTACGTCGTACACCTGCGGCGGCTGGCACTGGCGGATCGCCGGCGGCGGCGGGCGCAGGCCCGCGAGGCGGCGTGGCTGGCCGCCCGGCAGGCCGAGGTGCGGCGGGAGCAGGCCCGCCGGGCGGCGGCCCGCCGCGAGGCGCAGCGCCGCCTGGCGGCCCAGCGCGAGGTGGTACGCCGTGCCGCGATGGGCCTGGACCGCCCGGCGGACCTGCCGGCGGCGGCCAACGGCGG is drawn from Micromonospora sp. NBC_01740 and contains these coding sequences:
- the sepX gene encoding divisome protein SepX/GlpR, whose amino-acid sequence is MRVPTSVLLAVLAAAGLLALAPALVRRYDATERLVAERAQSTARVLQRRRRRRTVPGRRPVHLPRSLVITLSEDANTGGLSAPVSAPPATRRSKRLRAVPPAPRKGRRRPPPRRQHTPAVYRRRRVLAALLLLNFVELIGVIVVSPGFWISFGVTAALLVAYVVHLRRLALADRRRRRAQAREAAWLAARQAEVRREQARRAAARREAQRRLAAQREVVRRAAMGLDRPADLPAAANGGSVSYRRSGGLRGRPYQSGRGSHSA